Proteins found in one Orcinus orca chromosome 11, mOrcOrc1.1, whole genome shotgun sequence genomic segment:
- the ELFN2 gene encoding protein phosphatase 1 regulatory subunit 29 — MLRLGLCAAALLCVCRPGAVRADCWLIEGDKGYVWLAICSQNQPPYETIPQHINSTVHDLRLNENKLKAVLYSSLNRFGNLTDLNLTKNEISYIEDGAFLGQSSLQVLQLGYNKLSNLTEGMLRGMGRLQFLFVQHNLIEVVTPAAFSECPSLISIDLSSNRLSRLDGATFASLASLMVCELAGNPFNCECDLFGFLAWLVVFNNVTKNYDRLQCESPREFAGYPLLVPRPYHSLNAITVLQAKCRNGSLPARPASHPTPYSTDTQREPDENSGFSPDEILSVEPPASSTTDASAGPAIKLHHVTFTSATLVVIIPHPYSKMYVLVQYNNSYFSDVMTLKNKKEIVTLDKLRAHTEYTFCVTSLRNSRRFNHTCLTFTTRDPVPGDLAPSTSTTTHYIMTILGCLFGMVIVLGAVYYCLRKRRMQEEKQKSVKVKKTILEMRYGADVDAGSVVHAAQKLGEPPVLPVSRMSSIPSMIGEKPTTSKGLEAGLDTPKVATKGNYIEVRTGTGGDGLARPEDDLPELENGQGSAAEISTIAKEVDKVNQIINNCIDALKLDSASFLGSGSGGGDPEMAFECQSLPAASTTSSTATPGGLERPSFLSPPYKESSHHPLQRQLSADAAVARKTCSVSSSGSVKSAKVFSLDVPDHPAAAGLAKGDSKYIEKGSPLNSPLDRLPLVPASSSGGGGGGGGGIHHLEVKPAYHCSEHRHSFPALYYEEGADSLSQRVSFLKPLTRTKRDSTYSQLSPRHYYSGYSSSPEYSSESTHKIWERFRPYKKHHREEVYMAAGHALRKKVQFAKDEDLHDILDYWKGVSAQQKL; from the coding sequence ATGCTGCGCCTGGGGCTGTGCGCGGCCGCGCTGCTGTGCGTGTGCCGGCCGGGCGCCGTACGCGCCGACTGCTGGCTCATCGAGGGCGACAAGGGCTACGTGTGGCTGGCCATCTGCAGCCAGAACCAGCCGCCCTACGAGACCATCCCGCAGCACATCAACAGCACCGTGCACGACCTGCGGCTCAACGAGAACAAGCTCAAGGCCGTGCTCTACTCCTCGCTCAACCGCTTCGGGAACCTCACCGACCTCAACCTCACCAAGAACGAGATCTCCTACATCGAGGACGGTGCCTTCCTGGGCCAGTCGAGCCTGCAGGTGCTGCAGCTGGGCTACAACAAGCTGAGCAACCTGACCGAGGGCATGCTGCGCGGCATGGGCCGCCTGCAGTTCCTCTTCGTGCAGCACAACCTCATCGAGGTGGTGACGCCCGCCGCCTTCTCCGAGTGCCCGAGCCTCATCAGCATCGACCTGTCCTCCAACCGCCTCAGCCGCCTCGACGGCGCCACCTTCGCCAGCCTGGCCAGCCTCATGGTGTGCGAGCTGGCCGGCAACCCCTTCAACTGCGAGTGCGACCTCTTCGGCTTCCTGGCCTGGCTCGTGGTCTTCAACAACGTCACGAAGAACTACGACCGCCTGCAGTGCGAGTCTCCGCGCGAGTTCGCCGGCTACCCGCTGCTGGTGCCCCGGCCCTACCACAGCCTCAACGCCATCACCGTGCTACAGGCCAAGTGCCGCAACGGCTCGCTGCCCGCCCGGCCCGCCAGCCACCCCACGCCCTACTCCACCGACACCCAGAGGGAGCCCGACGAGAACTCGGGCTTCAGCCCCGACGAGATCCTTTCGGTGGAGCCACCGGCCTCGTCCACCACGGACGCCTCGGCGGGGCCGGCCATCAAGCTGCACCACGTCACCTTCACCTCGGCCACCCTGGTGGTCATCATCCCGCACCCCTACAGCAAGATGTACGTCTTGGTTCAGTACAACAACAGCTACTTCTCCGACGTCATGACGCTCAAGAACAAGAAGGAGATCGTGACGCTGGACAAGCTGCGGGCGCACACCGAGTACACCTTCTGCGTGACCTCGCTGCGCAACAGCCGCCGCTTCAACCACACCTGCCTGACCTTCACCACCAGGGACCCGGTCCCGGGCGACCTGGCGCCcagcacctccaccaccacccattACATCATGACCATCCTGGGCTGCCTCTTCGGCATGGTCATCGTGCTGGGAGCCGTCTACTACTGCCTGCGCAAGCGGCGCATGCAGGAGGAGAAGCAGAAGTCGGTCAAGGTCAAGAAAACCATCCTGGAGATGCGCTATGGGGCCGACGTGGATGCCGGCTCCGTCGTCCACGCCGCCCAGAAGCTGGGCGAGCCCCCTGTGCTGCCCGTGTCCCGAATGTCCTCCATCCCCTCCATGATCGGGGAGAAGCCCACCACCTCCAAGGGGCTGGAAGCTGGGCTGGACACGCCCAAGGTGGCCACCAAGGGCAACTACATCGAGGTGCGCACGGGCACGGGCGGCGATGGCCTGGCCCGGCCCGAGGATGACCTCCCGGAGCTGGAGAACGGCCAGGGCTCGGCCGCCGAGATCTCCACCATCGCCAAGGAGGTGGACAAGGTCAACCAGATCATTAACAATTGCATCGATGCCCTCAAGTTGGACTCGGCCTCTTTCCTGGGGAGTGGCAGCGGCGGCGGGGACCCTGAGATGGCCTTCGAATGCCAGTCCCTCCCTGcggcctccaccacctcctcgACTGCCACCCCTGGGGGGCTGGAGCGGCCCAGCTTCCTCTCACCTCCCTACAAGGAGAGTTCCCATCACCCGCTGCAGCGCCAGCTGAGCGCTGATGCCGCCGTGGCCCGCAAGACCTGCAGCGTCTCCTCCAGCGGCTCCGTCAAGAGCGCCAAGGTCTTCAGCCTGGACGTGCCGGATCATCCGGCCGCCGCGGGGCTGGCCAAGGGCGACTCCAAGTACATCGAGAAGGGCAGCCCCCTAAACAGCCCGCTGGACCGGCTCCCGCTGGTGCCGGCGAGCAGcagcgggggcggcggcggcggcggcggcggcatcCACCACCTGGAGGTGAAACCCGCCTACCACTGCAGCGAGCACCGGCACAGCTTCCCGGCCCTGTACTACGAGGAGGGCGCCGACAGCCTGAGCCAGCGCGTGTCCTTCCTCAAGCCGCTGACCCGCACCAAGCGGGACTCCACCTACTCGCAGCTCTCCCCCAGACACTACTACTCAGGTTACTCCTCCAGCCCTGAGTACTCATCCGAGAGCACGCACAAGATCTGGGAGCGCTTCCGGCCCTACAAGAAGCACCACCGGGAGGAGGTGTACATGGCCGCCGGCCACGCCCTGCGCAAGAAGGTCCAGTTCGCCAAGGACGAGGACCTGCACGACATCCTCGATTACTGGAAGGGGGTCTCGGCCCAGCAGAAGCTGTGA